The following proteins are co-located in the Tardibacter chloracetimidivorans genome:
- a CDS encoding LemA family protein: MSLRRFGKIMLPAMLALWLTACGINAIPTAEENAKAKWADVQNQYQRRADLIPNLVATVRGYAEQEREVLVEVTNARARATSVNVSPEQLTDPAAVEQFSQAQGALSQSLGRLLLVVERYPDLKSNQNFLALQSQIEGTENRIAIARLDYNRAVQDYNTEIRTFPSIVGARLIYGAKPMVPFQATSPGAEQAPKVEF, encoded by the coding sequence ATGTCTCTCCGTCGCTTCGGCAAGATCATGCTGCCTGCAATGCTTGCGCTGTGGCTGACCGCCTGCGGCATCAACGCCATTCCCACGGCGGAGGAAAACGCCAAGGCGAAATGGGCCGATGTGCAGAACCAGTATCAGCGCCGCGCCGACCTGATCCCCAATCTGGTCGCAACCGTGCGGGGCTATGCCGAGCAGGAGCGCGAGGTGCTGGTGGAGGTGACGAACGCGCGGGCGCGCGCCACCTCGGTCAATGTCTCGCCCGAACAGTTGACCGATCCCGCGGCGGTGGAACAATTCTCCCAGGCGCAAGGCGCGCTCAGCCAGTCGCTCGGCAGGCTGCTGCTGGTGGTGGAGCGCTATCCGGATTTGAAGTCCAACCAGAACTTCCTTGCGTTGCAGAGCCAGATCGAAGGCACCGAGAACCGCATCGCCATCGCGCGGTTGGACTATAATCGCGCGGTGCAGGACTATAACACCGAAATCCGCACCTTTCCGTCGATCGTGGGCGCAAGGCTGATCTATGGCGCAAAGCCGATGGTGCCGTTCCAGGCGACTTCGCCAGGGGCGGAACAAGCGCCGAAGGTCGAGTTCTGA
- a CDS encoding VOC family protein, with translation MPADLGFTHIALVVADMEASLAFYADYANMHVVHRRNGQGRGDVVAWISDGTRPFVIVLIQQPGLKDRPLGPIGHLGVACASREDIDRLAARAAEAGILLKGPEDWGAPVGYWAYIADPDGNVLEISHGQQVELTVENRPG, from the coding sequence ATGCCGGCTGATCTGGGCTTCACCCATATCGCACTGGTGGTCGCGGACATGGAGGCGAGCCTCGCCTTCTATGCCGATTATGCGAACATGCATGTCGTCCACCGCCGCAACGGCCAGGGCCGGGGCGATGTGGTCGCGTGGATCAGCGACGGAACGCGGCCTTTCGTCATCGTGCTGATCCAGCAGCCGGGGCTGAAGGATCGTCCGCTCGGGCCGATCGGCCATCTGGGGGTGGCTTGCGCCAGCCGCGAAGACATCGACCGGCTGGCCGCGCGCGCGGCGGAGGCGGGTATCCTGCTGAAAGGCCCCGAAGACTGGGGCGCGCCGGTTGGCTATTGGGCCTATATCGCCGACCCTGACGGCAATGTGCTGGAGATTTCGCACGGCCAGCAGGTGGAGCTGACCGTGGAAAACCGGCCGGGTTGA
- the mscL gene encoding large conductance mechanosensitive channel protein MscL encodes MLSEFKAFIARGNVLDLAVAVIIGGAFGKIVTSLTDDVIMPVVARVFGGLNFSSKFFLLADVPEAYEGSLSDYAALKAAGVPVLGYGEFITQTVNFIILAFIIFLMVKLANRLIERKPATPAATPEDVLLLREIRDELKKRP; translated from the coding sequence ATGCTCAGCGAGTTCAAGGCGTTCATCGCGCGCGGCAATGTGCTGGATCTGGCGGTCGCGGTCATTATCGGCGGCGCATTCGGCAAGATCGTCACATCGCTGACCGATGATGTGATCATGCCCGTGGTCGCCCGCGTTTTCGGCGGGCTCAACTTCTCCAGCAAGTTCTTCCTGCTTGCGGATGTACCTGAAGCCTATGAGGGCTCGTTGAGCGACTATGCCGCCCTGAAGGCGGCGGGCGTGCCCGTGCTGGGCTATGGTGAGTTCATCACCCAGACGGTCAATTTCATCATTCTCGCCTTCATCATCTTCCTGATGGTGAAGCTCGCCAACCGGCTGATCGAAAGGAAGCCGGCAACGCCTGCCGCAACGCCGGAAGACGTGCTGCTGCTCCGCGAGATCAGGGACGAGCTGAAGAAGCGGCCCTAG
- a CDS encoding TPM domain-containing protein — protein sequence MTRIRAVAAALLLCLWGAAALAAPQFPPLSGRVTDASDLLDPAQEQALGAKLESLEKQTGRQLVVATIPDLQGHAIEDYGYQLGRAWGIGRKDVNDGVLLIVAPNEKKVRIEVGYGLEPVLTDALSSVIIQQAILPHFREGRMAEGILAGADALIAQLQLPDEEAQARHAEAARLLAERDRGTGPAGFFWIIVVAVILIVIFSNRGVGRRFRGGRAPVVLWGPGLGGGWGGGRGGFGGGGFSGGGGSFGGGGASGGW from the coding sequence ATGACCCGCATCCGGGCCGTCGCGGCGGCCCTGCTGCTTTGCCTGTGGGGTGCGGCGGCACTGGCCGCGCCTCAATTTCCGCCGCTTTCCGGCCGCGTGACGGACGCCTCCGATCTGCTCGACCCGGCGCAGGAGCAGGCGCTTGGGGCAAAGCTGGAATCGCTGGAAAAGCAGACCGGACGCCAGCTTGTGGTCGCAACCATTCCCGATCTGCAGGGCCATGCTATCGAGGATTACGGCTATCAGCTTGGCCGCGCCTGGGGGATCGGCCGCAAGGACGTGAACGACGGGGTGCTGCTGATCGTGGCGCCCAATGAAAAGAAGGTCAGAATAGAGGTCGGCTACGGGCTGGAGCCGGTGCTGACCGACGCGCTTTCAAGCGTCATCATTCAGCAGGCGATATTGCCGCATTTCCGTGAAGGCCGGATGGCGGAAGGAATCCTGGCGGGCGCGGACGCGCTGATCGCGCAGCTCCAGCTCCCCGATGAAGAGGCGCAGGCCCGCCACGCCGAGGCCGCACGGCTTCTGGCGGAGCGCGACCGGGGCACGGGCCCTGCCGGGTTTTTCTGGATCATCGTCGTGGCGGTCATCCTCATCGTGATCTTCAGCAATCGCGGCGTGGGCCGCCGCTTCCGGGGCGGGCGGGCTCCCGTGGTGCTCTGGGGGCCGGGGCTCGGCGGCGGCTGGGGCGGCGGGCGCGGCGGCTTCGGCGGTGGCGGATTTTCGGGTGGCGGCGGCAGCTTTGGCGGCGGAGGCGCATCGGGCGGATGGTGA
- a CDS encoding TPM domain-containing protein: MTVDPGDHQRVTAAVREVETRTSGEIVTIAARSSDHYLDMVLAWGVLAVFLALATLAALPPPMVERLHGAALGWQAQLSHGEALAALILLLAVKFGAVCWIVSLRPVRLALTPRAIKARRVRARAIDCFRVGAEWRTVGRTAVLIYVSLAEHQVEIVADRAIHSRVEPEEWGRIAAGLVDALKDGRPGDGLVAAVEQSGELLARHFPPDVRNPNELPDRLIETGQ, translated from the coding sequence ATGACGGTCGATCCCGGCGACCACCAGCGCGTCACCGCTGCCGTGCGCGAGGTGGAAACGCGGACGAGCGGGGAGATCGTGACCATCGCCGCGCGGTCGAGCGACCATTATCTCGACATGGTGCTGGCATGGGGCGTGCTGGCGGTGTTCCTTGCGCTTGCGACTTTGGCCGCATTGCCGCCGCCGATGGTCGAGCGGCTGCATGGGGCGGCGCTTGGCTGGCAGGCGCAACTTTCCCATGGCGAGGCGCTGGCAGCGCTGATCCTGCTGCTGGCCGTGAAGTTTGGCGCGGTGTGCTGGATCGTGTCGCTTCGCCCGGTGCGGCTGGCGCTCACGCCGCGCGCGATCAAGGCCCGGCGCGTGCGGGCGCGGGCGATCGACTGTTTCCGCGTCGGCGCGGAATGGCGCACCGTGGGGCGAACCGCCGTGCTGATCTACGTTTCGCTTGCCGAGCATCAGGTGGAAATCGTCGCCGACCGCGCGATTCATTCCAGGGTGGAGCCGGAGGAGTGGGGACGGATCGCCGCCGGCCTGGTCGATGCGCTGAAGGACGGGCGGCCGGGCGACGGTCTGGTCGCTGCGGTGGAGCAATCGGGCGAACTGCTCGCCCGGCACTTCCCACCAGACGTCCGCAACCCTAATGAGCTGCCGGACA
- a CDS encoding RcnB family protein, with protein MRSFILAGLMAATAMPAVAYADSPSRAETRHDRREIRQGMREVHQGRHEVQRDMRRGDWREAREDRRELREDRRELREDRRDYREDRRDAWRDYRSRNRHVFHQPRYMGPSGYRYRAWQPGWRIPSAYYGPRYIIADPWHYRLHRPASGHLRWVRYGDDVLLVDVRNGMIREVIRDFFW; from the coding sequence ATGCGATCATTTATATTAGCCGGTCTGATGGCGGCGACCGCGATGCCCGCCGTTGCTTACGCCGATTCGCCATCGCGGGCCGAGACGCGGCACGACCGGAGGGAAATCCGACAGGGGATGCGCGAAGTGCATCAGGGCCGGCATGAGGTGCAGCGCGACATGCGTCGGGGCGATTGGCGGGAGGCCCGCGAGGATCGTCGCGAACTGCGCGAGGACCGGCGGGAGCTGAGAGAAGACCGCCGCGACTATCGCGAGGACCGGCGCGACGCCTGGCGCGACTATCGCAGCCGCAACCGTCACGTCTTTCACCAGCCGCGCTACATGGGGCCATCGGGCTATCGCTATCGTGCCTGGCAGCCCGGCTGGCGTATACCGTCCGCCTATTACGGCCCGCGCTACATCATCGCCGATCCCTGGCATTATCGGCTTCATCGGCCCGCGTCGGGCCATCTGCGCTGGGTCCGCTATGGCGATGACGTGCTTCTGGTGGACGTCCGGAACGGCATGATCCGCGAGGTGATCCGGGACTTCTTCTGGTAA
- a CDS encoding DUF885 domain-containing protein, with protein sequence MSKSSILCAAAGLALLSACAQQSQPPAVSSAPAIAPAASAAGQLRALLAQSDEADLKRNPLNALYRGDMRYAGQFGDHLSDAYLAAERAAAEEDLRRLAEVDRSRLSPTDQVIHDTFKWQRTLDLRGLQPDFALIGVQLPIDHFNGMHIYFPDLSSGEGAAPYKTVADYDHGLSRIDGFVAFLDAAAVRMREGAARGVTQPRLVVENMIGQLDTLIAQGVDKSTFYGPIRNMPEGFTDAEKARLTQAYREAISGKIDPAYKRLRDFLKTEYLPRARASVGLSQMPGGADYYAYLVERQTTTEMTPDEIHQLGLSEVARIKKGMEEIKNQVGFKEPLAKFFDYIRTDPKFKPESAKALGDGYRAIGERVAAAVPKLFSTVPEAPLEIRPVPSYIEKTSAGAYYMAGTPDGSRPGIFYYNSYDLPSRTTPGMETLYLHEAVPGHHFQISLAQENDELPNFLRFDGNTAYVEGWALYSESLGRELGLLTDPYQRFGSYDDEMMRAMRLVVDTGIHAKGWTRDQAIAYMLANSSMGRTDATAEVERYIAYPGQALSYKVGQITIRRLRDRAEAALGARFDIRAFHDQVLTTGALPMEILEAKIDNWIASQKG encoded by the coding sequence ATGTCAAAATCTTCGATCCTGTGCGCGGCCGCCGGCCTCGCCCTGCTTTCCGCCTGCGCGCAGCAGTCTCAGCCGCCCGCTGTGAGCAGCGCACCTGCGATCGCACCCGCCGCCAGCGCGGCCGGGCAGCTTCGCGCACTTCTGGCGCAAAGCGATGAGGCCGATCTGAAGCGCAATCCGCTGAACGCGCTCTACCGGGGCGACATGCGCTATGCCGGGCAGTTCGGCGATCATCTGTCCGACGCCTATCTGGCGGCCGAACGCGCGGCCGCCGAGGAAGATCTGAGGCGGCTCGCCGAGGTTGACCGCAGCCGGCTTTCGCCCACCGATCAGGTGATCCACGACACGTTCAAATGGCAGCGGACGCTGGACCTGCGCGGTCTCCAGCCCGATTTCGCGCTCATCGGCGTGCAGCTGCCGATTGATCATTTCAACGGGATGCACATCTACTTTCCCGATCTTTCGTCGGGGGAGGGCGCAGCGCCCTACAAGACCGTCGCCGATTACGACCACGGGCTGTCGCGGATCGACGGATTTGTCGCCTTTCTGGACGCGGCGGCCGTGCGCATGCGCGAAGGCGCCGCGCGCGGTGTCACCCAGCCCAGGCTCGTTGTTGAAAACATGATCGGGCAGCTCGACACGCTGATCGCGCAGGGCGTGGACAAGTCCACCTTCTACGGTCCGATCCGCAACATGCCGGAGGGCTTTACCGACGCTGAAAAGGCGCGGCTGACGCAGGCCTATCGCGAGGCGATTTCCGGGAAGATCGATCCAGCCTACAAGCGCCTTCGCGATTTCCTGAAGACCGAATATCTGCCGCGGGCGCGGGCGAGCGTCGGGTTGAGCCAGATGCCGGGCGGCGCGGACTATTACGCCTATCTGGTGGAGCGGCAGACGACCACCGAGATGACGCCTGACGAGATTCACCAGCTTGGCTTGAGCGAAGTCGCCCGGATCAAGAAGGGCATGGAGGAGATCAAGAACCAGGTCGGCTTCAAGGAGCCGCTGGCCAAGTTCTTCGACTACATCCGCACCGATCCCAAGTTCAAACCGGAAAGCGCCAAGGCGCTGGGCGACGGCTACCGAGCGATTGGGGAGCGTGTGGCCGCCGCCGTGCCGAAGCTGTTCTCCACCGTCCCCGAAGCGCCGCTCGAGATCAGGCCGGTGCCGTCCTATATCGAAAAGACATCGGCCGGGGCCTATTACATGGCCGGCACGCCCGACGGATCGCGGCCGGGCATATTCTATTACAACAGCTACGACCTGCCGTCGCGCACCACGCCGGGCATGGAAACGCTCTATCTGCACGAAGCCGTGCCGGGGCATCATTTCCAGATCAGCCTCGCGCAGGAAAATGATGAGCTGCCCAATTTCCTGCGTTTCGACGGCAATACCGCCTATGTCGAAGGCTGGGCGCTCTATTCCGAAAGCCTGGGGCGGGAGCTTGGGCTGCTGACCGATCCCTATCAGCGCTTCGGCTCCTATGACGACGAGATGATGCGGGCGATGCGGCTGGTCGTCGACACCGGCATCCACGCCAAGGGCTGGACCCGCGATCAGGCGATCGCCTACATGCTCGCCAATTCATCGATGGGCAGGACCGATGCGACCGCCGAGGTGGAGCGCTATATCGCCTATCCGGGGCAGGCGCTGTCCTACAAGGTGGGGCAGATCACGATCCGGCGGCTGCGCGACAGGGCCGAAGCGGCGCTTGGAGCCCGGTTCGACATCCGCGCCTTCCATGACCAGGTGCTGACGACGGGCGCCTTGCCGATGGAGATTCTTGAAGCCAAGATCGACAACTGGATCGCATCGCAAAAGGGCTGA
- a CDS encoding TIGR01244 family sulfur transferase encodes MFNLLLPGQAAPAVIEPSRFPAERSRNDAVSICKAGKAGSDQRIAIFAISDELFALAESLCAVHKDHAFQASSPKLKAALRGGFFFRHPLPWMARHTIGDSLLGKLLICRSACGSPVPPLQPRPAAPIRTPSELRPQDAGMFKKLDEKTFVAGQIAPADLAEARTTGITLVINNRPDGEAPGQPGGSEIEAAARAAGMDYAAIPVSGGFSMEQVEAMRTALESADGPVLAFCRSGTRSTNLWSLARASMGDSPQSLSEKAAAQGYDLSPLMGALTQLSSKS; translated from the coding sequence ATGTTCAACCTCCTGCTGCCGGGCCAGGCGGCTCCGGCCGTGATCGAACCATCGCGATTCCCGGCTGAACGGAGCCGGAATGACGCAGTCAGCATCTGTAAAGCAGGGAAGGCGGGTAGCGATCAGCGGATTGCAATTTTCGCAATCAGCGATGAGCTTTTCGCACTTGCGGAATCTCTTTGTGCGGTGCACAAAGACCATGCCTTTCAGGCATCCTCTCCTAAACTTAAAGCCGCTCTTCGGGGCGGCTTTTTCTTTAGGCATCCTCTCCCGTGGATGGCGCGTCATACTATCGGTGATTCGCTGCTTGGCAAGCTGTTAATTTGCCGTTCAGCTTGCGGCTCGCCCGTCCCGCCATTGCAACCCCGGCCCGCGGCCCCGATAAGGACGCCATCCGAGTTGCGGCCACAGGATGCAGGCATGTTCAAGAAGCTGGATGAAAAGACCTTCGTCGCCGGGCAGATCGCCCCGGCCGATCTTGCGGAGGCGAGAACCACGGGCATCACCCTTGTCATCAACAACCGTCCCGATGGCGAAGCCCCGGGGCAGCCGGGCGGCAGCGAGATCGAGGCGGCCGCGCGGGCGGCAGGCATGGACTATGCCGCCATTCCGGTCAGCGGCGGATTTTCGATGGAACAGGTGGAAGCAATGCGCACCGCGCTCGAATCCGCGGACGGGCCGGTGCTGGCGTTCTGCCGTTCCGGCACGCGCTCGACCAATCTCTGGTCGCTCGCCCGCGCGTCGATGGGTGATTCACCGCAAAGCCTGTCGGAGAAGGCTGCGGCCCAGGGCTATGATCTTTCCCCGCTGATGGGCGCGCTGACGCAACTTTCCTCGAAGAGTTGA